The following are from one region of the Simiduia agarivorans SA1 = DSM 21679 genome:
- the tagH gene encoding type VI secretion system-associated FHA domain protein TagH, with protein sequence MDLILTIIADPDGTNMINHTKVFTQSGGAIGRADKNDWILPDPGRIVSSQHAAISFKDAHYWLTDTSTNGLFLNDGTTPLGPGAPHKMVDGDIFAMGEYKVRVSIRPPKHDPNHIPDGLGTVDFLDESDKTQFSAGMAGALTAQKQASQFDDLLDSPSTPAHSQSQQWGFVNQEEASTPSHEAISDPMALFSSPTPTPGNSDWDDDWWKEGSTADNAVATSHAVQTPHIVKPVPQPSSPPAAIPTSALQAAAGRQPMTGQSMEHSQAATLSQEANPFAASRQLLDGAAPPPTQPVPPAKPVQQSSAPVTTNPQASQAQRKVADAGAAVSIAQALGLTDLPAAAQVNIPTHAVGIIRETVNRLIDLLRARNTIKNELRVQRTMIQTTDNNPLKFSANEDDALRTLFGQNTSAFLSPVAAVQDSFDDLSDHQVAVLAGTRAAYKAMLNHFAPDRLASRFGQSGSLLASKGAKNWAAYCEHYKELLRDTETTYDDLFGEEFAAAYEKQLTDLKNARALSKRNRSTSA encoded by the coding sequence ATGGATTTAATACTGACGATCATCGCCGATCCCGACGGCACCAACATGATAAACCACACCAAGGTATTCACTCAGTCCGGTGGCGCCATAGGACGGGCGGATAAAAATGATTGGATTCTGCCCGACCCAGGTCGCATAGTCTCATCCCAACATGCTGCCATCAGCTTCAAAGATGCTCACTACTGGCTTACAGACACAAGCACTAACGGGCTCTTTCTGAACGATGGTACCACCCCTCTTGGGCCAGGCGCGCCGCATAAAATGGTAGATGGCGATATCTTCGCAATGGGTGAATACAAGGTGCGTGTCAGCATACGCCCGCCGAAACACGACCCTAACCACATTCCCGATGGTCTTGGAACGGTTGACTTTTTAGATGAATCAGACAAAACGCAATTCAGCGCGGGCATGGCAGGAGCCCTCACCGCACAAAAGCAAGCGAGCCAATTTGACGACCTGCTAGATTCACCGTCAACGCCAGCACATAGTCAATCTCAACAATGGGGCTTTGTTAATCAGGAAGAGGCCAGCACACCAAGCCATGAGGCAATAAGTGACCCAATGGCCTTATTCAGCTCCCCAACGCCCACACCAGGAAACTCGGATTGGGACGATGACTGGTGGAAAGAAGGCAGCACTGCCGACAATGCGGTGGCGACTTCACACGCAGTTCAGACACCGCACATCGTTAAGCCCGTCCCGCAGCCGTCGTCCCCACCTGCCGCCATACCAACAAGCGCTTTGCAGGCCGCCGCCGGGCGGCAACCCATGACCGGACAATCGATGGAACACAGCCAGGCTGCCACACTCAGCCAGGAAGCCAACCCTTTTGCGGCGTCGCGCCAATTACTTGATGGTGCCGCGCCGCCCCCTACCCAACCGGTGCCGCCAGCAAAACCTGTTCAGCAGTCATCCGCCCCGGTAACCACAAATCCGCAAGCCAGCCAGGCCCAGCGAAAAGTGGCAGACGCTGGCGCTGCGGTGAGTATCGCGCAGGCACTTGGGCTCACCGATCTACCCGCTGCCGCTCAAGTCAATATTCCGACCCATGCAGTCGGCATTATCCGGGAGACGGTAAATCGGCTTATTGATTTACTCAGAGCCCGTAACACCATTAAAAATGAACTGCGCGTTCAGCGCACGATGATTCAGACCACCGACAATAACCCGTTAAAATTTTCGGCCAATGAAGATGACGCCCTGAGAACACTTTTCGGTCAGAACACGTCAGCATTTCTAAGCCCGGTTGCTGCAGTTCAAGACAGCTTCGACGATCTATCAGATCATCAGGTGGCTGTCCTGGCAGGAACACGGGCGGCCTACAAAGCAATGCTCAATCATTTTGCACCTGATCGACTGGCATCGCGTTTTGGTCAATCCGGATCGCTTTTGGCCAGTAAAGGCGCCAAAAACTGGGCAGCCTATTGCGAACACTACAAAGAACTTTTGCGCGACACAGAGACCACGTACGACGACCTGTTTGGCGAGGAGTTTGCTGCTGCTTACGAAAAGCAGCTGACCGACCTTAAAAACGCACGCGCATTGTCTAAACGCAATCGCAGTACATCCGCATAA
- the icmH gene encoding type IVB secretion system protein IcmH/DotU: protein MQQDRTIMVPTPGARKGSAPRPQSYAGTPLAERVHIRKGLNPLVNTATTLLAVATKLRTTPQHSDVPDLHRKLTEELKDFEQRARAQGCAEESVVTARYLLCTLVDEIVLNTPWGANSGWSQHSLLSLFHHETFGGEKCFSILTRLLESPGRNLDLLELFYLCLSLGFEGKYRLAPRGHEQLEQVRDNLYQTLENQRPFPEQDLSPHWETDTVKPKYRFDLIPLWVIAATFGAILLLSYSGLRWWLHDTTHPVAADIESRIALDSTIINQQPQ from the coding sequence ATGCAACAAGACCGTACTATCATGGTGCCCACGCCCGGTGCACGCAAAGGCTCAGCACCCAGACCGCAATCCTATGCCGGCACACCTTTGGCCGAACGGGTTCATATTCGCAAAGGTCTTAATCCATTGGTGAATACTGCAACCACATTACTCGCAGTGGCTACCAAACTTCGTACGACCCCACAGCATTCAGATGTCCCTGATCTGCACCGTAAACTGACCGAAGAACTCAAAGACTTTGAACAAAGGGCCCGGGCACAGGGGTGCGCAGAGGAATCCGTCGTTACCGCTCGTTACTTGCTCTGCACGCTGGTGGACGAAATCGTCCTCAATACACCATGGGGCGCCAATAGCGGGTGGAGCCAACACTCATTGCTCAGCCTGTTTCACCACGAAACTTTCGGTGGCGAGAAGTGCTTTTCCATCCTGACGCGATTACTGGAAAGCCCTGGGCGAAACCTGGATCTTCTGGAATTATTTTATCTTTGCCTGAGCCTTGGATTTGAAGGTAAATATCGCCTGGCACCTCGTGGTCACGAGCAACTGGAACAGGTAAGAGACAACCTATACCAGACGCTGGAAAACCAACGACCATTTCCAGAGCAAGATCTATCCCCTCACTGGGAAACAGACACCGTTAAACCCAAATACCGGTTTGATCTTATCCCGTTGTGGGTCATTGCAGCTACCTTCGGCGCAATACTACTGCTTAGCTACTCCGGCCTGCGGTGGTGGCTGCATGACACTACGCATCCAGTTGCGGCAGATATCGAAAGCCGGATAGCACTGGATTCAACCATTATTAACCAACAACCACAGTAA
- the tssJ gene encoding type VI secretion system lipoprotein TssJ: protein MKNIARLLLSAGISLITVLIVSGCQTTRETLNLDTNAEVHLYAGEHINPDQDSRASPLVIRLFKLADDRQFGREDFLNLYENAENRLGKDLLDTIVLKELAPGEHRVENLSLTPEVAYIGVLAEFVQYQDASAVTIFPITAHTSNEIHLQIEKLALKAGKPIKKSRR from the coding sequence ATGAAAAATATCGCTCGCCTACTTTTATCAGCAGGCATCTCGTTAATAACAGTTTTGATCGTGTCGGGCTGTCAAACCACCCGCGAAACGCTCAACTTGGACACTAACGCAGAGGTCCACTTATACGCAGGTGAGCATATAAACCCAGACCAGGACAGCCGTGCCTCACCACTGGTTATCCGACTTTTCAAACTGGCGGATGATCGTCAATTTGGCCGGGAAGATTTTTTAAACCTTTATGAAAACGCGGAAAATCGATTAGGTAAGGATCTACTGGATACGATTGTGCTTAAGGAATTGGCGCCTGGTGAGCACCGCGTTGAAAACCTGTCTCTGACCCCTGAAGTGGCCTACATTGGCGTTCTCGCTGAGTTCGTCCAATACCAGGACGCCAGCGCAGTAACTATATTCCCGATCACGGCACATACTAGCAACGAAATTCATCTGCAAATTGAAAAACTCGCGCTGAAAGCTGGTAAACCCATCAAAAAATCTCGTCGATAA
- the tssK gene encoding type VI secretion system baseplate subunit TssK, with product MNKVIWSEGMFLRPQHFQQQDRYWERFIEGRLASFTEHSWGIHSLSIDAEPLTLGKLSLTEIKAVFPDGTPYLAPDIEMPPPILEIPDNTQDLTIFLCVPLKRPGSQDSIRSEEDLPQARYQTYNYDIRNSTSQSSEPARIQIGKLRVCLKTGNDDLSGYASIPVARVIERMPDKPVKLDRDFIPPVVRCSASLNLNSYLQEVAGLLKQRGDALGNRLADSGRAGSAEIADYMLLQVINRFEPQIRQFIDEDHLHPYNLYTSLIQLAGELATFTASEKRAPQLSPYRHDDLRSTYGDLFGALRQSLSTVLEQTATPLALVERKYGIHVAPITDPSMMVSSSFVLAVKADVQTELLRSRFPTQAKIAPVETIRELITTQMPGVKIRALPVAPRQIPYHAGFIYFELEKSGAVWQSFQRSGGFAVHLGANFPGLAMELWAIRN from the coding sequence ATGAATAAAGTTATCTGGTCGGAGGGAATGTTTCTCAGGCCACAGCACTTTCAGCAACAGGATCGTTACTGGGAGCGATTTATTGAAGGTCGATTAGCCAGCTTCACGGAGCACAGCTGGGGCATACACAGCCTGAGCATCGATGCCGAACCATTGACGTTAGGCAAGCTGTCATTGACTGAAATTAAAGCAGTGTTTCCGGATGGCACCCCTTACCTGGCACCGGATATAGAAATGCCGCCACCGATTCTGGAGATTCCCGACAATACTCAGGATCTCACCATATTCCTTTGCGTTCCCCTAAAACGTCCGGGCAGCCAGGACTCTATTCGCTCAGAGGAAGACTTGCCACAGGCACGTTATCAGACATACAACTACGACATCCGCAACAGCACCTCGCAGTCGAGCGAACCAGCCCGGATTCAGATTGGCAAGCTCCGGGTCTGCCTGAAAACCGGCAACGACGATTTGAGCGGTTATGCCAGCATTCCGGTCGCACGCGTTATAGAACGAATGCCGGACAAGCCGGTAAAGCTGGACCGGGATTTTATCCCGCCGGTGGTCCGTTGCAGTGCATCGCTCAATCTCAATAGCTACCTACAAGAGGTGGCCGGCCTGCTCAAACAAAGGGGTGACGCACTGGGAAACCGACTGGCGGATAGCGGCCGCGCCGGAAGCGCGGAGATTGCTGACTATATGTTACTGCAGGTAATTAACCGATTTGAACCGCAAATCCGGCAGTTTATCGACGAGGATCACCTGCACCCCTATAACCTCTACACGAGCCTGATTCAATTGGCTGGCGAGTTAGCAACCTTCACCGCCAGCGAAAAACGTGCACCTCAACTGTCGCCGTACAGGCATGACGATCTGCGCAGCACTTATGGCGATCTGTTTGGCGCTTTGCGTCAGTCGCTCAGCACAGTTTTGGAACAAACTGCAACGCCGCTCGCGCTGGTTGAACGGAAATACGGAATACATGTCGCCCCCATCACTGATCCTTCAATGATGGTGAGCAGCTCATTTGTACTGGCAGTCAAAGCTGATGTCCAAACTGAGCTGCTTCGGTCACGCTTCCCAACTCAGGCCAAGATTGCACCCGTTGAAACCATTCGGGAATTAATTACAACACAGATGCCCGGCGTGAAGATACGCGCACTACCGGTGGCGCCAAGACAAATTCCGTACCATGCAGGCTTTATCTATTTTGAGCTGGAAAAATCAGGGGCTGTCTGGCAGAGCTTCCAACGTTCAGGTGGATTCGCAGTTCATCTGGGGGCGAACTTCCCTGGACTGGCAATGGAACTCTGGGCGATAAGGAACTAA
- a CDS encoding bifunctional serine/threonine-protein kinase/formylglycine-generating enzyme family protein, giving the protein MDIEDKTRVVPSLADGRRQARSGKPDQVPADDATVFVGARVPVQESRSPNVVAKSITNLDKTVFSASAAISGQVPLAVSTEIPQSISTQATNKTLIKDRFELVNLLGSGGMGAVYRALDRRKVEANDSDPYLAVKLLNDDFRQHPDAFISLQREARKSQNLAHPNIVTVYDFDRDGDIVFMTMEYLDGTPLDKLIRQLAGKGLDKEQAEKILRDITSALIHAHSQRIVHSDFKPGNIFVTKTKGAKVFDFGIARAVAGGMQGQVGEKTLFDAGSLGALTPAYASLEMLKGEDPCQSDDVYALGCVAYELFAGRHPFNKLPADKAQAQKLRPKRIRGLTRRQWRALESALQFSRIQRTPDAAEFMRQFFGRSRALWLALTVSVLSASALGAAFVVQYREQAAVDAAYKAELEQQLQQELLVSRIADKQESLRRLLALGSLSVDWERDVRKELAEYGELTNDPVFEQEIRDGMAQKFLEAAKEYVAGGELENGERTIVRAEAWGSGEDKDYLALKAEVELGRTELVARLAAEQRAEEARIEAEQRAAARAEAQQKAREHAKKIDAVVSDLERQLRCGFSMSIDRDIAGSLATMKALDAKKSNQIRPVVASELHRCISGLARENPRRATPLLEQAQTLLPDQAMIAGLTIDYCGHLEPGSGGRGSRFVCADPMKNGDIGPSLVVVKGEGAQSIAISKYEVSWGDLKAWCDISGACQTRAEARFPVTNVSRAQVYQYLDWLSNQTGYQYRLPTYPEWFSAVSAGGEREAPDRNCYLKYGGIEKGGELVSATSGKANKYGLVNGVGNASEMVKDTVGLLAVGGSHLDAMSNCLATTKVNYDGGADPLVGFRLVREARR; this is encoded by the coding sequence ATGGATATTGAAGATAAAACCCGCGTGGTTCCTTCGCTGGCAGACGGCAGAAGGCAAGCCAGAAGTGGTAAGCCTGATCAGGTTCCAGCGGACGATGCTACGGTGTTTGTGGGTGCCAGAGTTCCAGTACAGGAGTCGCGCAGTCCAAACGTAGTCGCCAAATCCATAACTAATCTCGATAAAACCGTTTTTTCCGCCAGTGCAGCAATTTCTGGTCAGGTGCCCCTGGCGGTTTCAACAGAAATACCTCAATCCATCAGTACCCAAGCGACAAATAAAACCCTGATTAAAGACCGGTTTGAGTTGGTCAATCTGCTTGGCTCTGGCGGGATGGGTGCTGTTTACCGTGCTTTGGATCGTAGAAAGGTCGAGGCCAATGACAGCGATCCTTATCTTGCAGTAAAGCTGTTGAATGATGATTTCAGACAGCATCCGGATGCTTTTATTTCTTTGCAGCGCGAGGCGAGGAAGAGCCAGAATCTGGCGCATCCGAACATTGTGACTGTCTATGATTTTGATCGCGATGGTGACATCGTGTTCATGACCATGGAATACCTCGATGGTACGCCGCTGGATAAACTTATCCGCCAGCTCGCCGGTAAAGGGCTGGATAAAGAGCAGGCGGAAAAGATCCTCAGGGATATAACATCAGCGCTGATACATGCGCATTCTCAGCGCATAGTGCACTCCGATTTCAAGCCCGGCAATATTTTTGTCACCAAGACCAAAGGCGCCAAGGTGTTTGATTTCGGTATCGCGCGGGCTGTGGCCGGCGGTATGCAAGGTCAGGTTGGTGAAAAAACCCTGTTCGATGCCGGGTCTTTGGGTGCGTTGACCCCTGCGTATGCCAGTCTGGAAATGCTTAAAGGTGAGGATCCTTGCCAAAGCGACGATGTCTATGCGCTGGGGTGCGTAGCGTATGAGTTATTTGCGGGTCGCCATCCATTTAACAAATTACCGGCGGATAAAGCGCAGGCACAGAAATTAAGACCCAAGCGTATCAGAGGGTTAACCCGGCGGCAGTGGCGAGCGTTGGAGTCGGCATTGCAGTTTTCGCGGATACAGCGGACCCCTGATGCTGCCGAGTTTATGCGTCAGTTTTTTGGTCGCAGTCGGGCGCTATGGCTGGCATTGACCGTGTCGGTATTGAGCGCTTCCGCATTGGGCGCGGCGTTTGTTGTGCAGTACAGGGAGCAGGCAGCTGTCGATGCGGCCTACAAGGCAGAGTTGGAGCAGCAATTGCAGCAGGAGCTGCTGGTCAGTCGAATAGCCGATAAGCAAGAAAGCCTCAGGCGCTTGTTGGCATTGGGTAGCCTGTCAGTTGATTGGGAGCGTGACGTTCGGAAGGAACTGGCAGAGTACGGTGAGCTGACGAACGATCCGGTGTTCGAGCAAGAAATTCGCGACGGTATGGCGCAAAAATTTCTTGAGGCTGCAAAGGAATATGTAGCTGGAGGTGAACTCGAGAATGGCGAACGAACCATTGTGCGTGCCGAAGCCTGGGGTAGCGGTGAGGATAAGGATTATCTGGCGCTGAAAGCGGAAGTAGAGTTGGGTCGCACTGAACTGGTGGCACGCCTGGCCGCAGAGCAGCGTGCCGAAGAAGCGAGGATTGAGGCGGAGCAGCGCGCGGCCGCCAGAGCAGAAGCCCAGCAAAAAGCGCGTGAGCACGCAAAAAAAATTGACGCTGTTGTATCTGACCTGGAGCGTCAATTGCGTTGCGGTTTCAGTATGAGTATCGATCGGGACATCGCCGGTTCTCTCGCTACCATGAAAGCGTTGGACGCAAAGAAATCAAACCAGATCAGGCCTGTGGTAGCCAGCGAGTTACACCGGTGTATCTCTGGGTTAGCCCGGGAAAATCCGCGTCGCGCAACACCTTTGTTGGAGCAGGCCCAAACGCTTTTACCGGATCAAGCCATGATTGCCGGGCTTACCATTGACTATTGCGGACATCTTGAACCAGGGAGCGGAGGGCGCGGCAGTCGCTTTGTCTGTGCCGACCCCATGAAAAATGGTGATATTGGACCTTCTCTGGTGGTGGTAAAAGGCGAGGGCGCACAATCCATAGCTATATCAAAATACGAGGTAAGCTGGGGTGACCTCAAGGCTTGGTGTGATATTAGCGGTGCCTGTCAGACGCGCGCGGAGGCGCGGTTTCCTGTGACCAATGTTTCCCGAGCACAAGTTTATCAATATCTCGATTGGTTGAGTAATCAAACGGGGTATCAATATCGGCTGCCCACCTATCCGGAATGGTTCTCCGCAGTGAGTGCTGGTGGCGAGCGCGAGGCGCCAGACCGAAATTGTTACCTTAAATATGGTGGTATCGAAAAAGGCGGTGAGTTAGTCAGTGCTACATCAGGAAAGGCTAATAAATACGGTCTGGTCAATGGCGTTGGCAATGCCTCGGAAATGGTAAAAGACACTGTTGGCCTGCTGGCAGTGGGGGGGAGTCATTTGGATGCCATGAGCAATTGTCTGGCAACTACAAAAGTCAACTACGACGGTGGTGCCGATCCCTTGGTGGGGTTTCGGTTGGTACGTGAAGCCCGTCGTTAA